DNA from Pirellulaceae bacterium:
ATGTCTCCTAAACTGAAACTTCGGAAAAGTCCCCCCAGAGTGCGGCATTAGATGGCTTCGTTGCCATGGATAGATTTAGAAGCCTTTGCCGCCAAGTCGATTAGATGTCCGCACCGGCTGGTTGCTTCGCCAATTGCGAGGCACCGCTCAAACTGTTCGTGACGGAGAGTGTCACCCGTGCGTTTTGGTGGTTTGATAGTAAAGAACTTGGCTCGCCGGCCCACTCGGTCTCTGCTTACATTGCTGGCGCTGGCCACGGCAATCATGGCGGTTGTTTCGCTATTTAGCGTTGCCAAGGGGTTCACGCGTTCCTTCGCAGACGTGTACGCTGCTCACGGCGTAGATATTGTCGTCTCGCGCCAAGGCAGCGCCGACAGACTTAGCAGCGCAGTCGATTATTCGTACGTTCAGCAGATTGCCGATTTGCCGGGCGTCAAGCGCACAGCGGGCGTGATGCTGGAGACGTTATCCCTTGAAGAGCAAGGAATTTACGGCATCCCCACCATGGGCGTTGCGCCAGATAGTTGGATGTTGGAGCAATACAAATTCGTAGGACAGCGCTTGGACGGTCCCCAACTGCCCGCTGGACAAGCCGAATACGACCCGGCCAAGACTGTGATGTTAGGCACGCATTTGGCCGAGCGAGTCGCGCTGGGCGTTGGCGAGCGTTTGATGCTGTTCGAAGAGCCGTATGTAATCACCGGAATATTCCAGAGCACCAGCACGTGGGAAAATGGATCGATGATCTTGCCGCTGGCGACACTACAACAATTGACCGACCGGCCTGGCCAGGTGACGTACATCAACGTAGTGTTGGATCGTGGGCCATTGTTTGGTGAGGACGTCCATCAAAGTCAGCCTGACCGAAAACCTGAAGTCCATTTGTCTTCTGCGCAATTGGTCGTGGCCGCCATTGAAGGCCTGGACAAGCGGCTGTTGGCGCTAACGACATCTGAGTATGTCGAAACGGATACACGCATGCAGATCGCTCAGGCAATGGCTTGGATGACGTCGGCTATCGCGCTGCTGATCGGCGCGATCGGAACGCTGAATACAATGTTGACGAGCGTCCTGGAAAGGACCAAAGAAATCGGCATTTTACGGGCTATCGGTTGGTCGCGGCGAAGAGTCGTGGGGATGATCGTCGGTGAATCGTGCGGGCTGTCGTCGATCGCCTGCGTGCTTGGCATAGTCTTTGCTCTGGGTCTGACCAAGCTGCTCAGTTCAGCGCCAGAAGCCCGCGGTCTGATTAGCCCACACTTTGATGCGTCCGTGCTGACCCAGGGAGTGGTATTAGGGTTGGGCATCGGTCTGCTGGGTGCCGCATTGCCGGCGTGGCGAGCGGCTCAACTGCAACCAACGGAGGCCTTTCGCGACAATTAGGCTAACAGTCACTTGGATTACAACCCCAGCGACCTTCACGGGACAGTGGAGACTTATCGCATCCATCGCTTGGTGACGGTGGCTAGCATTAGGGAATTCGCCATAGTACCTCATCAAACTATTAAGAATAAGCGCAGGCAGAAACCAGTTTAGGCTGACACCATGACATCAAAGACGAATCCTCCTGCCCTGGGCGGTCAGGTACCTAGTAGTATTGCAGAGCCGATTGCAATTATCGGGATGGGGTGTCGGTTGCCGGGCGGCGCCGACGATTGGCAGACCTATTGGCGGATGCTTGAGTCGGGCATGGATGCAATTTCCGAGACTCCGCCCGATCGCTGGAGTCTGCAAAAATTCTACGTGCCCCACAAGTCATTGCCCGGCAAGACGCAAAGCAAGTGGGGCGGCTATGTTCGCAACATCGACCATTTCGATCCTCAGTTGTTTGGCATCTCACCGCGCGAAGCGGCCAGCATGGATCCGCAGCAACGGATGTTGTTGGAATCGGCCTTTCGAGCCATTGAAGATGCTGGCCAGCGTGCCGACCGGCTGGCGGGACAGCCGGTAGCTGTCTTCATTGGTATTTCGAGTTTCGATTACGCCGTGGCCGGTCTGAGCTTTCAAGATCGGGGAGTCATTGATGCCTATAGTAACACTGGAGGATCCTCCAGCATCGCGGCCAACCGCATATCCTACTGTTTTGATCTGCGCGGTCCCAGCGTCGCGGTCGATACAGCCTGTTCGTCATCGCTGGTGGCGGTACACATGGCCTGCGAAAGCATCTGGCGCGGTCAGGCCAGCATGGCTCTGGCCGGCGGCGTGAATGCTCTGATTCTG
Protein-coding regions in this window:
- a CDS encoding ABC transporter permease — translated: MRFGGLIVKNLARRPTRSLLTLLALATAIMAVVSLFSVAKGFTRSFADVYAAHGVDIVVSRQGSADRLSSAVDYSYVQQIADLPGVKRTAGVMLETLSLEEQGIYGIPTMGVAPDSWMLEQYKFVGQRLDGPQLPAGQAEYDPAKTVMLGTHLAERVALGVGERLMLFEEPYVITGIFQSTSTWENGSMILPLATLQQLTDRPGQVTYINVVLDRGPLFGEDVHQSQPDRKPEVHLSSAQLVVAAIEGLDKRLLALTTSEYVETDTRMQIAQAMAWMTSAIALLIGAIGTLNTMLTSVLERTKEIGILRAIGWSRRRVVGMIVGESCGLSSIACVLGIVFALGLTKLLSSAPEARGLISPHFDASVLTQGVVLGLGIGLLGAALPAWRAAQLQPTEAFRDN